The Thermodesulfovibrionales bacterium genome contains the following window.
CAGATTGGGCGAATTCATGCTCCGGGAGGCGAAGGAGGCGCTGAAGGACGCGGACGTCATCTTCCTGATGGTCGAACCTCAAGCGGCCGGTCCCGGTGACCGGTTTATCATTAATTCTCTGAGGGAATCAGGCACGGCCCCTCCGGTGTTTCTCATCATAAACAAGATAGACCTGATAAAGAAGACAGAGATCCTCCCGCTCATCGAGGAATTCAGCGGGCTCTATCCTTTTGAAACGGTTTTCCCTTTGTCCGCCCTGAACCCGGACGATGTGAAGATGCTCGTTGATACCGTTGTCGGGAAACTACCTCAGGGGCCCAAATATTATCCTGATGACGCTATTACCGACGAGTACGAGCGTTTTCTCGTTTCCGAGATAATCCGTGAGAAGGTCATGGAATTAACGAAGGACGAGGTGCCCCATGCGGTCGCCGTCGAGATCGTGCAGTGGACCGAAAGGGAAGACGGACTGACCTCGCTGTCGGCGAATAT
Protein-coding sequences here:
- the era gene encoding GTPase Era; protein product: GRPNVGKSTLLNSILGEKVAIVTSRAQTTRKKIIGIRTSRDSQIIFIDTPGIHRPSNRLGEFMLREAKEALKDADVIFLMVEPQAAGPGDRFIINSLRESGTAPPVFLIINKIDLIKKTEILPLIEEFSGLYPFETVFPLSALNPDDVKMLVDTVVGKLPQGPKYYPDDAITDEYERFLVSEIIREKVMELTKDEVPHAVAVEIVQWTEREDGLTSLSANIYVERQGQKGIIIGKGGGRLKSIGTAARADIERFLGRKVFMELWVKVKEDWRSDLRKLKEMGFE